From the Streptomyces syringium genome, one window contains:
- a CDS encoding diaminopimelate decarboxylase: MTGQSADDRRTAAVAAAVGQGVVGAAHPVAGLLDVRGIREAVAALREAFAEAGGHVEVLHAFAVKAAALVPVLRLLADEGLGCEVASPGELALARAAGVPPGRTVLDSPAKTGAELREALALGIAVNADSREELARLDALVGSAPTGSPLGVRVNPQVGCGSIDALSTATETSKFGVALRDAGARDWLIRAYAERPWLTRMHAHVGSQGCPLELMAEGVRIAYELAEEINGVVGRQQIDTLDIGGGLPVNFASDEVTPTFREYARLLAATVPGLFDGRYGLVTEFGRSLLAKSGTVLARVEYTKSAGGRRIAVTHAGAQVATRTVFAPESWPLRVAVFDALGRPKTSEPVPQDIAGPCCFAGDLVAVNRPLPLLEAGDHVALLDTGAYYFSNHFAYNSLPRPGVYGYALAEGGSDGDDDAVRFTPVRVPQTLDELVAESGEACAAGLTALG, translated from the coding sequence ATGACCGGGCAGAGCGCAGACGACAGGCGGACGGCCGCCGTGGCGGCCGCGGTGGGGCAGGGGGTCGTCGGGGCGGCGCACCCCGTGGCCGGGTTGCTGGACGTGCGGGGCATCCGCGAGGCCGTCGCCGCGTTGCGGGAGGCTTTCGCGGAGGCCGGCGGGCACGTGGAGGTGCTGCACGCCTTCGCCGTGAAGGCCGCGGCCCTGGTGCCCGTGCTGCGGCTCCTCGCCGACGAGGGGCTGGGCTGCGAGGTCGCGAGCCCCGGGGAGCTGGCGCTGGCGCGCGCGGCCGGCGTGCCGCCGGGGCGCACGGTGCTGGACTCGCCCGCGAAGACCGGCGCGGAGCTGCGCGAGGCGCTGGCGCTCGGCATCGCCGTCAACGCCGACAGCCGCGAGGAGCTGGCCCGGCTGGACGCGCTGGTGGGGTCCGCGCCGACCGGCTCGCCCCTGGGCGTACGGGTCAACCCCCAGGTCGGCTGCGGCAGCATCGACGCGCTGAGCACGGCCACGGAGACCTCGAAGTTCGGGGTGGCGCTGCGCGACGCGGGGGCCCGCGACTGGCTGATCCGCGCCTACGCGGAGCGGCCGTGGCTGACCCGGATGCACGCCCACGTGGGCTCGCAGGGCTGCCCCCTGGAGCTGATGGCCGAGGGGGTGCGGATCGCCTACGAGCTGGCCGAGGAGATCAACGGGGTCGTCGGGCGGCAGCAGATCGACACCCTGGACATCGGCGGCGGCCTGCCCGTCAACTTCGCGTCCGACGAGGTCACGCCGACCTTCCGGGAGTACGCGCGGCTCCTGGCCGCGACCGTCCCGGGGCTGTTCGACGGGAGGTACGGGCTGGTCACCGAGTTCGGCCGGTCACTGCTGGCCAAGAGCGGCACGGTGCTGGCCCGGGTGGAGTACACCAAGTCCGCCGGGGGCCGCCGGATCGCGGTGACGCACGCGGGCGCCCAGGTCGCCACGCGCACGGTGTTCGCACCGGAGTCCTGGCCACTGCGGGTGGCGGTGTTCGACGCGCTGGGACGGCCGAAGACGTCCGAGCCGGTGCCGCAGGACATCGCCGGGCCGTGCTGCTTCGCGGGCGACCTGGTCGCCGTGAACCGCCCGCTGCCCCTCCTGGAGGCCGGTGACCATGTCGCGCTGCTCGACACGGGCGCGTACTACTTCTCGAACCACTTCGCGTACAACTCGCTCCCCCGCCCGGGGGTTTACGGCTACGCGCTCGCAGAAGGCGGGAGTGACGGCGACGACGACGCCGTACGGTTCACCCCGGTGCGGGTGCCGCAGACGCTGGACGAGCTCGTCGCCGAGAGCGGTGAGGCGTGTGCCGCGGGTCTGACGGCCCTGGGCTGA